Proteins from one Zavarzinia compransoris genomic window:
- the dmpG gene encoding 4-hydroxy-2-oxovalerate aldolase, with protein MTSNLKGTSNLKGTSNLKGRKVALHDMCLRDGMHAKREQISVEQMVTLAGALDDAGMPYIQVTHGAGLGGNSVQHGFALASNQAYIAAVAGRMTQAKVSVLLIPGLGTMKELQEAFDAGARSVHVATHCTEADTSPQHIAYARKLGMDTTGFLMMAHLNDAAGIAKQGKLMESYGAQTVYVTDSAGYMLPDDVKERVTALRDVLKPETEIGFHGHHNLGMGIANSIAAIEAGASRIDGSVGGLGAGAGNTPLEVFAAVCDRMGIETGIDLFKLMDTAEDIVLPMMDHLVRVDRESLTLGFAGVYSTFLLHAKKAANAYGIPARDILIELGRKKMIGGQEDMIQDTAMTMAKARGLLTEPALAETTLAGA; from the coding sequence ATGACCAGCAACCTGAAGGGGACCAGCAACCTGAAGGGGACCAGCAACCTGAAGGGCCGCAAGGTCGCCCTCCACGACATGTGCCTGCGCGACGGCATGCATGCCAAGCGCGAGCAGATCAGCGTCGAGCAGATGGTGACGCTGGCCGGCGCGCTGGACGACGCGGGCATGCCCTATATCCAGGTCACCCATGGCGCCGGGCTGGGCGGCAATTCGGTGCAGCACGGTTTCGCCCTGGCCAGCAACCAGGCCTATATTGCCGCCGTCGCAGGACGGATGACGCAGGCCAAGGTCTCGGTCCTGCTGATCCCCGGCCTCGGCACCATGAAGGAACTTCAGGAAGCCTTCGACGCCGGCGCGCGCAGCGTCCATGTCGCCACCCATTGCACCGAGGCGGATACTTCGCCCCAGCATATCGCCTATGCCCGCAAGCTGGGCATGGATACCACCGGCTTCCTGATGATGGCCCATCTGAACGATGCCGCCGGCATCGCGAAACAGGGCAAGCTGATGGAATCCTATGGCGCGCAGACGGTCTATGTCACCGATTCCGCCGGCTACATGCTGCCGGACGATGTGAAGGAACGGGTTACGGCGCTGCGCGACGTGCTGAAACCCGAAACCGAGATCGGTTTCCACGGCCACCATAACCTCGGCATGGGCATCGCCAATTCGATCGCCGCGATCGAGGCCGGTGCCAGCCGGATCGACGGTTCGGTCGGCGGCCTCGGCGCCGGGGCCGGCAATACGCCGCTGGAGGTTTTCGCCGCCGTCTGCGACCGCATGGGGATCGAGACCGGCATCGACCTGTTCAAGCTGATGGACACGGCCGAGGACATCGTCCTGCCCATGATGGACCATCTGGTGCGGGTGGACCGGGAATCGCTGACGCTGGGCTTTGCCGGGGTCTATTCCACCTTCCTGCTGCATGCGAAGAAGGCCGCCAATGCCTATGGCATTCCGGCCCGCGACATCCTGATCGAACTGGGCCGCAAGAAGATGATCGGCGGCCAGGAAGACATGATCCAGGACACCGCCATGACCATGGCCAAGGCCCGCGGCCTGTTGACCGAGCCCGCCCTGGCCGAAACCACCCTGGCGGGGGCCTGA
- a CDS encoding acetaldehyde dehydrogenase (acetylating) produces MTKIRCALIGSGNIGTDLIYKIKRSPVLEPVWMVGIDPESEGLARARDMGLKTTAAGVDGLLPHVLEDNIQIAFDATSAYVHAENSRKLNALGVMMIDLTPAAIGPLCVPPVNLKSYTAQKVMNLNMISCAGQATIPIVHAVARVQGVRYAEIVASLASKSIGPGTRANLDEFTYTTSNAIEIVGGARKGKALAIINPAEPPMIMRNTIYCLTDEAPDRDAITRSVLQMIGEVQKYVPGYRLVNGPAFEGDKVSVFMEVKGLGDYLPTYAGNLDIMTAAATRTAELFAEEIIAGTLTLEPTRSAATEAAQ; encoded by the coding sequence ATGACCAAGATCCGCTGTGCCCTGATCGGTTCCGGCAACATCGGCACCGACCTCATCTACAAGATCAAGCGCAGCCCGGTGCTGGAACCGGTCTGGATGGTCGGCATCGACCCTGAGTCCGAGGGCCTGGCGCGGGCCCGCGACATGGGCCTGAAGACCACGGCTGCCGGGGTCGACGGCCTGCTGCCCCATGTCCTTGAAGACAATATCCAGATCGCCTTCGACGCGACCTCGGCCTATGTCCATGCCGAGAACAGCCGCAAGCTGAACGCGCTCGGCGTCATGATGATCGACCTGACGCCGGCCGCCATCGGGCCGCTGTGCGTGCCGCCGGTGAACCTGAAGAGTTATACCGCGCAGAAGGTCATGAACCTCAACATGATCTCCTGCGCCGGGCAGGCGACGATCCCGATCGTCCATGCCGTCGCCCGGGTGCAGGGGGTGCGCTATGCCGAGATCGTGGCCAGCCTCGCCTCGAAATCCATCGGGCCCGGCACCCGCGCCAATCTCGATGAATTCACCTATACGACCTCGAACGCGATCGAGATCGTGGGCGGTGCGCGCAAGGGCAAGGCACTGGCCATCATCAACCCGGCGGAACCGCCGATGATCATGCGCAACACCATCTATTGCCTGACCGACGAGGCGCCGGACCGCGACGCCATCACCCGCTCGGTGCTGCAGATGATCGGGGAAGTGCAGAAATACGTCCCCGGCTACCGGCTGGTGAACGGCCCCGCCTTCGAGGGCGACAAAGTCTCGGTCTTCATGGAAGTGAAGGGCCTTGGCGATTACCTGCCGACCTATGCCGGTAACCTCGACATCATGACCGCCGCCGCGACCCGCACCGCCGAGCTTTTCGCCGAGGAAATCATCGCCGGCACCCTGACCCTCGAACCGACCCGCAGCGCCGCGACGGAGGCCGCCCAATGA
- a CDS encoding tautomerase family protein, translating into MPIIEMHMLEGRTSDQKQRAATAVTNAVVEALGVKAETVRILITEHRVDEFYVAGVARKPTIDALALNGGAAKEHTA; encoded by the coding sequence ATGCCCATCATTGAAATGCACATGCTCGAAGGGCGGACCAGCGACCAGAAGCAGCGCGCCGCCACCGCCGTCACCAATGCCGTGGTCGAGGCCCTGGGCGTGAAGGCGGAAACCGTCCGCATCCTGATCACCGAACACCGGGTGGACGAATTCTATGTCGCCGGCGTTGCGCGGAAACCGACCATCGACGCCCTCGCCCTCAACGGCGGCGCGGCCAAGGAACATACGGCATGA
- the dmpH gene encoding 2-oxo-3-hexenedioate decarboxylase → MTRSLNAEAVIRLCERVEGAQTRGNAIPRLTEEYPGMTIADGYAVQTALRHRYLARGHRLVGWKAGLTSKAKMIQMGVDVPSIGFLTDRMARPEGSDISVKGLIHPRVECEVAFVTGRDLSGPGCTAADVLAATDFVLPAIEIIDSRFSGFKFDLESVVADNGSAALFVGGGRPRRAADLDLASLGVVMEKNGEMMVFAAAAAVLGHPAAAVAMLVNILHDLGESLPAGSLVLSGGITEAIPVKPGDHVTARFQALGSVSIRFVE, encoded by the coding sequence ATGACCCGGAGCCTGAACGCCGAAGCCGTCATCCGCCTGTGCGAGCGGGTGGAAGGCGCCCAGACCCGGGGCAACGCCATCCCGCGCCTGACGGAAGAATACCCGGGCATGACCATCGCCGACGGCTATGCCGTGCAGACGGCGCTGCGCCACCGCTATCTCGCCCGGGGGCACAGGCTGGTCGGCTGGAAGGCCGGGCTCACCTCGAAGGCCAAGATGATCCAGATGGGGGTGGATGTCCCCTCCATCGGTTTCCTGACCGACCGCATGGCCCGGCCCGAGGGTTCGGATATTTCGGTGAAGGGCCTCATTCATCCGCGCGTCGAATGCGAGGTCGCCTTTGTGACCGGACGCGACCTTTCGGGCCCCGGCTGCACGGCGGCGGATGTCCTGGCGGCGACCGATTTCGTGCTGCCCGCGATCGAGATCATCGATTCCCGCTTTTCCGGCTTCAAGTTCGACCTTGAAAGCGTGGTCGCCGACAATGGCTCGGCCGCCCTCTTCGTCGGCGGCGGCCGGCCGCGCCGGGCGGCGGACCTCGATCTCGCCAGCCTCGGCGTGGTCATGGAAAAGAACGGCGAGATGATGGTCTTCGCCGCCGCCGCCGCCGTTCTCGGCCATCCGGCGGCGGCGGTCGCCATGCTGGTGAACATCCTGCACGACCTGGGCGAAAGCCTGCCCGCCGGCAGCCTGGTACTCAGCGGCGGCATCACCGAGGCGATCCCGGTCAAGCCCGGCGATCATGTCACCGCGCGCTTCCAGGCGCTCGGCTCCGTCTCCATCCGCTTCGTCGAATGA
- the dmpE gene encoding 2-oxopent-4-enoate hydratase, which yields MRDDIIDRCGDELFDAFKGRHTLAPLLERFPEITIEDAYRIQRRFIARRLEAGETIVGKKIGVTSKAVQNLLGVYQPDFGQLTSGMVYREGETIDLGALIQPKAEAELAFVLKRDLTGPGITAMDVIHATDYVSPCFEIVDSRITDWKIRIQDTVADNASCGVYVLGSAKADPRDLDLTLAGMVLEKNGELFSTACGAAVQGSPANAVAWLANTLGRLGIPFRAGEVILSGSQSSLVAIADGDVLKCTIGGLGACEVAFSGRSAA from the coding sequence ATGAGGGACGACATCATCGACCGCTGCGGCGACGAACTCTTCGACGCCTTCAAGGGGCGCCATACCCTGGCCCCGCTGCTCGAACGCTTCCCCGAGATCACCATCGAGGATGCCTACAGGATCCAGCGCCGGTTCATCGCCCGCCGGCTCGAGGCGGGCGAGACCATCGTCGGCAAGAAGATCGGCGTCACGTCCAAAGCGGTGCAGAACCTGCTGGGCGTCTACCAGCCGGACTTCGGCCAGCTCACCTCCGGCATGGTCTACCGCGAGGGCGAGACCATCGATCTCGGCGCCCTGATCCAGCCGAAGGCGGAGGCGGAACTCGCCTTCGTCCTGAAGCGCGACCTGACCGGCCCCGGCATCACGGCCATGGATGTCATCCATGCGACCGATTACGTCTCGCCCTGTTTCGAGATCGTCGATTCCCGCATCACCGACTGGAAGATCCGCATCCAGGACACGGTCGCCGACAATGCCTCCTGCGGGGTCTATGTCCTCGGCAGTGCCAAGGCCGATCCCCGCGACCTGGACCTGACGCTGGCCGGCATGGTGCTGGAGAAGAACGGCGAGCTCTTCTCCACCGCCTGCGGCGCCGCGGTCCAGGGCTCCCCCGCCAATGCGGTGGCATGGCTGGCCAATACGCTCGGCCGCCTCGGCATTCCGTTCCGGGCGGGCGAGGTGATCCTGTCCGGCTCCCAATCCTCGCTCGTCGCCATTGCCGACGGCGATGTTCTCAAATGCACCATCGGCGGCCTTGGCGCTTGCGAAGTCGCCTTCTCGGGAAGGAGCGCCGCATGA
- a CDS encoding 2-hydroxymuconic semialdehyde dehydrogenase gives MRQVQNFIDGQFTGSASGRRFDKISPVDGTTIASVSEAGAAEVDAAVQAARAALHGDWGNLTTDQRADLLHGVANEITRRFDDFVAAEMADTGQPHHVMTHAFIPRGAANFKVFADVVKNVATESFVMPTPDGAGAVNYAIRRPKGVVAVISPWNAPFLLMTWKVGPALACGNTVVVKPSEETPLTTALLGEVMNAVGVPKGVFNVIHGFGPGSAGELLTRHKGVNAITFTGETGTGTAIMKAAAEGIRDVSFELGGKNAGIVFADADFDKAVDGIFRSAFLNTGQVCLGTERVYVERPLFERFVAALKARVEGVSFGRPETKGTDYGPLISAEHRKKVLSYYRKAVEEGATVVTGGGTPEVAAELAGGHWVQPTIWTGLPESAAVIREEIFGPCCHIAPFDTEAEVVTLANATDYGLSTTIWTTNLARAHRLSAAIEVGIVWVNSWFLRDLRTAFGGSKQSGIGREGGVHSLEFYTETANVCIKL, from the coding sequence ATGCGTCAGGTTCAGAATTTCATCGACGGCCAGTTCACCGGCAGCGCCAGCGGGCGCCGCTTCGACAAGATTTCACCCGTGGACGGCACCACCATCGCCTCCGTCTCCGAGGCCGGCGCGGCCGAGGTGGATGCCGCGGTCCAGGCCGCCCGCGCGGCCCTGCACGGCGACTGGGGCAACCTGACCACCGACCAGCGAGCCGACCTGCTGCACGGTGTCGCCAACGAGATCACGCGCCGCTTCGACGATTTCGTCGCCGCCGAAATGGCCGATACCGGCCAGCCCCATCACGTCATGACCCATGCCTTCATCCCGCGCGGCGCGGCCAATTTCAAGGTCTTCGCCGATGTCGTGAAGAATGTGGCGACGGAAAGTTTCGTCATGCCGACGCCGGACGGCGCCGGCGCCGTCAATTATGCCATCCGCCGGCCGAAGGGCGTGGTCGCGGTGATATCGCCGTGGAACGCGCCTTTCCTGCTGATGACCTGGAAGGTCGGCCCGGCGCTCGCCTGCGGCAATACGGTGGTGGTGAAACCATCGGAAGAAACCCCGCTGACCACCGCCCTGCTCGGCGAGGTCATGAATGCGGTGGGCGTGCCGAAAGGCGTGTTCAACGTGATCCACGGTTTCGGCCCCGGCTCCGCCGGCGAATTGCTCACCCGCCACAAGGGCGTCAATGCCATCACCTTCACCGGCGAGACCGGCACCGGCACCGCCATCATGAAGGCGGCTGCCGAAGGTATCCGCGACGTTTCCTTCGAACTCGGCGGCAAGAATGCCGGCATCGTCTTCGCCGATGCCGATTTCGACAAGGCGGTGGACGGGATCTTCCGCTCCGCCTTCCTCAATACCGGGCAGGTCTGCCTGGGCACGGAGCGGGTCTATGTCGAACGGCCGCTCTTCGAGCGTTTCGTCGCCGCCCTGAAGGCCCGGGTCGAGGGCGTGAGCTTCGGCCGGCCGGAGACCAAGGGCACCGACTACGGCCCGCTGATCAGCGCGGAACACAGGAAGAAAGTCCTGTCCTATTACCGGAAGGCGGTTGAGGAAGGCGCCACCGTGGTGACCGGCGGCGGCACGCCCGAGGTGGCGGCGGAACTGGCCGGCGGCCATTGGGTGCAGCCGACCATCTGGACCGGCCTGCCCGAGAGCGCCGCCGTGATCCGCGAGGAAATCTTCGGCCCGTGCTGCCATATCGCCCCCTTCGACACGGAGGCGGAAGTGGTGACGCTGGCGAACGCCACGGATTACGGCCTGTCGACCACGATCTGGACCACCAATCTCGCCCGTGCGCACCGTCTGTCGGCGGCGATCGAGGTCGGCATCGTCTGGGTGAATTCCTGGTTCCTGCGCGACCTGCGCACGGCCTTCGGCGGCAGCAAGCAATCGGGCATCGGCCGCGAGGGCGGGGTCCATTCCCTGGAATTCTATACCGAGACCGCCAATGTCTGCATCAAGCTGTGA
- a CDS encoding sigma-54-dependent Fis family transcriptional regulator: MLRKRLIEQFNLRSRLKFNMEDGRIWLDENRMLLVHAKAMAAMRRELFETLGPHRAQGLLLRMGFATGRQDADLATKLVGAGDDYDVFNIGPVLHGFEGIVKSTITEAEIDWEKGSFFGTVELEGSWEAECHVEHFGTGNDCACWSITGHASGYVSQFFKRFIVFREIKCVARGDDRCVIVARPAEAWGDDPFLDYFRSEDGDAPFREVEAALSSVRARMPPRRASGRLVGSSPGFLAAFDLLGKAAGTPVTVLLLGETGVGKEMFARWLHENSPRAAGPFVAVNCGAIPTDLIESELFGVQRGAFTGAQQSRPGRFERADGGTLLLDEVGDLSLAAQVKLLRVLQTGEVERLGDDQVRRVKVRVVAATNVDLKQAVAAGRFRADLYYRLATYPVEIPPLRDRKSDIPLLAAALLEKLEPIYGKSFLGISDWALQVLQAYDWPGNVRELENLIERSVILAPNSGWIEVEHLFPEGPPQGLTGAEVDSQGHVGHPDAALEGDLYTRLLAEGFDLEAHEDRLLRIATERARGNLTHAARILGITRRQLAYRLKRGA, from the coding sequence ATGCTGCGCAAGAGGTTGATCGAGCAGTTCAACCTGCGTTCCCGGTTGAAATTCAACATGGAGGACGGGCGCATCTGGCTGGACGAGAACCGCATGCTGCTGGTCCATGCCAAGGCCATGGCCGCCATGCGCCGCGAATTGTTCGAGACTTTGGGGCCGCACCGCGCGCAAGGCCTGCTGCTGCGCATGGGCTTTGCCACCGGCCGCCAGGATGCGGATCTTGCGACCAAGCTGGTCGGCGCCGGCGACGATTACGATGTCTTCAACATCGGCCCGGTGCTTCATGGCTTCGAGGGCATCGTGAAAAGCACGATCACCGAGGCCGAGATCGATTGGGAGAAGGGCAGTTTCTTCGGCACGGTGGAGTTGGAAGGCTCGTGGGAGGCGGAATGCCATGTCGAGCATTTCGGCACCGGCAACGATTGCGCCTGCTGGAGCATCACCGGCCATGCCTCGGGTTACGTCAGCCAGTTCTTCAAGCGCTTCATCGTCTTTCGTGAAATCAAATGCGTGGCACGGGGTGACGACCGCTGCGTGATCGTGGCCCGCCCGGCGGAAGCCTGGGGCGACGACCCCTTTCTCGATTATTTCCGTTCCGAGGATGGCGATGCCCCCTTCCGCGAGGTCGAGGCGGCCTTGTCCAGCGTCCGCGCGCGGATGCCGCCGCGCCGGGCGTCCGGCCGGCTGGTCGGCTCGTCGCCCGGGTTCCTCGCGGCCTTCGATCTCCTGGGCAAGGCGGCGGGCACGCCGGTCACCGTGCTGCTGCTGGGCGAGACCGGGGTCGGCAAAGAAATGTTCGCCCGCTGGCTGCACGAGAACAGCCCCCGGGCCGCCGGGCCCTTCGTCGCGGTCAATTGCGGGGCGATCCCGACCGACCTGATCGAATCCGAATTGTTCGGCGTGCAGCGCGGCGCCTTCACCGGGGCGCAGCAATCCCGCCCCGGCCGGTTCGAGCGTGCCGATGGCGGCACCCTCCTGCTCGACGAGGTGGGGGATCTGTCGCTGGCCGCCCAGGTGAAACTGCTGCGCGTGCTCCAGACCGGCGAGGTGGAGCGCCTGGGCGACGACCAGGTGCGGCGGGTGAAGGTCCGGGTGGTCGCGGCAACCAATGTCGACCTGAAGCAGGCGGTGGCGGCCGGGCGTTTCCGGGCCGATCTCTATTACCGCCTCGCCACCTATCCGGTGGAGATTCCGCCGCTGCGCGACCGGAAATCGGATATTCCGCTGCTCGCCGCCGCCCTGCTGGAAAAGCTGGAGCCGATCTACGGCAAGAGCTTCCTCGGCATCAGCGACTGGGCCCTGCAGGTGCTGCAGGCCTATGACTGGCCGGGCAATGTGCGCGAACTGGAAAACCTGATCGAGCGCAGCGTGATCCTGGCTCCCAACAGCGGCTGGATCGAGGTCGAGCACCTGTTCCCCGAAGGCCCGCCCCAGGGCCTGACCGGGGCGGAGGTCGACAGCCAGGGCCATGTCGGCCATCCGGATGCGGCCTTGGAGGGGGATCTCTACACCCGCCTGCTTGCCGAAGGCTTCGACCTCGAAGCCCATGAGGACCGCCTGCTGCGCATCGCGACCGAGCGGGCGCGGGGTAACCTGACCCATGCCGCCCGCATCCTCGGCATCACCCGCCGGCAACTGGCCTATCGGCTGAAACGCGGGGCCTAA
- a CDS encoding LysR family transcriptional regulator: MDFRQLRYFIAVAEEENIGRAAKRLHISQPPLTRQIKQIEDELGVSLFTRTPRGMELTDVGRLFLDEARNIEILFEQATERTLEAAQGRLGRLDVAIFGSGIINAIPQIMLAFTEAYPGVKVHLHQMNKGEQIEALRQRRINVGFNRMLVPLPDITSELVLTETLLLAVNERHPLSRLDSIPFAALKDHPLILFPSVGRPNFIDKVIRICGELGFFPRIAQEVGDAVTGVALAAAGFGICVVPKSLTALTLQGVVFRPISDLRDHWAVDLSCIYRTGDESPILKAFLKTVRDYRDSLKAR; the protein is encoded by the coding sequence ATGGATTTCCGGCAGCTTAGGTATTTCATCGCGGTCGCCGAGGAAGAGAACATCGGCCGCGCCGCCAAGCGCCTGCATATCTCCCAGCCGCCCCTGACCCGCCAGATCAAGCAGATCGAGGACGAGTTGGGCGTCAGCCTGTTCACCCGCACCCCCAGGGGCATGGAACTGACCGACGTCGGCCGCCTGTTCCTGGACGAGGCGCGCAACATCGAAATCCTGTTCGAGCAGGCGACGGAGCGGACCCTCGAAGCCGCGCAGGGGCGGCTGGGGCGGCTGGACGTGGCGATCTTCGGTTCGGGGATCATCAATGCCATCCCGCAGATCATGCTGGCCTTCACCGAAGCCTATCCCGGCGTGAAGGTCCATTTGCACCAGATGAACAAGGGCGAGCAGATCGAGGCGCTGCGCCAGCGCCGGATCAATGTCGGCTTCAACCGCATGCTGGTGCCCCTGCCCGATATCACCAGCGAACTGGTGCTGACCGAAACCCTGCTGCTGGCGGTGAACGAGCGCCACCCGCTGTCACGGCTGGACAGCATCCCCTTTGCCGCCCTGAAGGATCACCCGCTGATCCTGTTCCCGAGCGTGGGCCGGCCCAATTTCATCGACAAGGTGATCCGCATCTGCGGCGAACTGGGCTTCTTTCCCCGGATCGCGCAGGAGGTCGGCGATGCGGTCACCGGCGTTGCCCTGGCTGCGGCCGGCTTCGGCATCTGCGTGGTACCGAAATCGCTGACGGCGCTGACCCTGCAAGGCGTGGTGTTCCGCCCGATCAGCGACCTGCGCGACCATTGGGCGGTCGACCTGTCGTGCATCTACCGGACCGGCGATGAATCCCCCATCCTGAAAGCCTTCCTGAAAACCGTGCGCGACTATCGCGACAGCCTGAAGGCCCGTTAG
- a CDS encoding DUF1302 domain-containing protein, which yields MSAVSLVLSALVVGPVVAAPIETGNPDIAIYFDNTFKYSLGWRVEDASARVANNSIGVQANTDDGDLNFDKGLVSNRIDLLSEFGLTYRRDFGFRVSAAGWYDDVYMHKNDNPGALGGALVNSRSTTYDRFTDETKDLHGLNAELLDAFVFGKVNFGDSSLNVRAGRFTQLYGESLFFGSNGIAAAQTSLDLIKALSVPNSRFQEILRPIGQISGQLQLSPELSIGAYYQAEWRKTRLPGAGSYFSFADFVDGGGETVILGPGQAVFRGDDIDARDQGQGGAQIRWTPGDVEYGFYIANFHDKIPQFYLRPGVNVQPGSIGDYVQVFGEDIFTVGVSASTLIGDTNVAGEISFRDNMPLVASGNAVILPGNTTADGGDNPAFPVGQTLHANLSMIEVFNESPLWDGASVIAEIAYNNRLNIDKNADQLDPRATRDAAALQFIFTPEFFQVLPGLDLQVPIGASLGLFGRSSVNGVLFPAENGGVISIGVKADYQKTWQASLSFAHYYGAEGSIVRYDTAVPELSYKNFHGDRDFIALSIQRTF from the coding sequence GTGTCGGCGGTATCCCTGGTGCTGTCCGCGCTGGTGGTCGGGCCCGTCGTGGCGGCGCCGATCGAAACCGGCAATCCGGATATTGCCATTTATTTCGACAATACGTTCAAATATTCACTCGGTTGGCGGGTCGAGGATGCCAGTGCCCGCGTGGCCAATAATTCGATCGGCGTTCAGGCCAATACGGACGATGGCGACCTGAATTTCGACAAGGGCCTGGTCTCCAACCGTATCGACCTGCTCAGCGAATTCGGCCTGACCTACCGGCGCGACTTCGGCTTCCGCGTCAGCGCGGCGGGCTGGTACGACGATGTCTATATGCACAAGAACGACAATCCGGGCGCGCTTGGCGGCGCCCTGGTGAATTCGCGCTCGACCACCTACGACCGTTTCACCGACGAGACCAAGGATCTGCACGGCCTGAATGCCGAACTGCTCGATGCCTTCGTCTTCGGCAAGGTGAATTTCGGCGACAGCAGCCTGAATGTCCGGGCCGGGCGCTTCACCCAGCTTTACGGCGAAAGCCTGTTCTTCGGCTCCAACGGTATCGCGGCGGCGCAGACCTCGCTCGACCTGATCAAGGCGCTGTCGGTGCCGAATTCGCGCTTCCAGGAAATCCTGCGCCCGATCGGCCAGATTTCCGGCCAGTTGCAGCTTTCGCCCGAACTGTCCATCGGCGCCTATTACCAGGCGGAATGGCGGAAGACCCGGCTGCCGGGCGCGGGCAGTTACTTCAGCTTCGCCGATTTCGTCGATGGCGGCGGTGAGACCGTGATCCTCGGCCCGGGCCAGGCGGTGTTCCGGGGCGACGATATCGACGCCCGCGACCAGGGCCAGGGCGGCGCCCAGATCCGCTGGACCCCGGGCGACGTCGAATACGGTTTCTACATCGCCAACTTCCACGACAAGATCCCGCAATTCTATCTCCGCCCCGGCGTGAACGTGCAGCCGGGCAGCATCGGCGATTATGTCCAAGTCTTCGGCGAGGATATTTTCACCGTCGGCGTCAGCGCCTCGACCCTGATCGGCGATACCAATGTCGCGGGCGAGATTTCCTTCCGCGATAACATGCCCCTGGTCGCCAGCGGTAACGCCGTCATCCTGCCCGGCAATACCACGGCCGATGGCGGCGACAACCCGGCCTTCCCGGTCGGGCAGACGCTGCATGCCAATCTCTCGATGATCGAAGTCTTCAACGAATCCCCGCTCTGGGACGGGGCGTCGGTCATCGCCGAAATCGCCTATAACAACCGCCTGAACATCGACAAGAACGCCGATCAGCTCGACCCGCGCGCCACCCGCGACGCGGCGGCGCTGCAATTCATCTTCACGCCGGAATTCTTCCAGGTCCTGCCCGGTCTCGATCTCCAGGTGCCGATCGGGGCATCGCTCGGCCTGTTCGGGCGCTCGTCGGTCAACGGCGTGCTGTTCCCGGCGGAAAACGGCGGCGTCATCAGCATCGGCGTGAAGGCGGACTACCAGAAGACCTGGCAGGCCAGCCTCAGCTTCGCCCATTACTACGGGGCCGAGGGCTCCATCGTCCGCTACGACACGGCGGTGCCCGAACTCTCCTACAAGAATTTCCACGGCGACCGCGATTTCATCGCGCTGTCGATCCAGCGCACGTTCTGA